Proteins from a single region of Novosphingobium sp. CECT 9465:
- a CDS encoding lipopolysaccharide biosynthesis protein — MSSISARVLKGSFWVTLTRLFTNGLAVLSTFILAWNLSPADFGLVAIGTTVLVILTSVTEFSLSQALVRHEAPDETHLSAAWTLNALRGAVLCLLVCGAAWPVAAFFADARLKGIMFALGACLFIGGLANPKLAMAQRSLEYWQYFTVSTGEKLVGFAVAVAVAVIYKSYWALVVGSFATQLANVALSYAVMPFRPRILFRYFREFFGFSGWLMGSQFLSTINYNVDQLIVGAALGKAELGAYNVGGKLAQLPSREALAPLTQPLFPAFSLFSRTPDRLSAAYQRAQTLVTFGALPVSLGVALFAAPLVSLLLGAQWKSAIPVVQLVAFSTAFETLGSLVGPLAMATGRTNIFFARNLQKLVIRIPMILIGLLAGGLTGLLWGRMLSGLVTVFVDLRFVARILEQTVWQQIALNSRSLVASIVMIIAALGLDKARPSIPLFGNDLAFLLIAGGSSAMIYFLASFGLYWARGCPSGAEKETMVLAGKAWNALALRRRNIEVAE, encoded by the coding sequence ATGAGCAGCATCTCCGCCCGTGTGCTCAAGGGGAGCTTCTGGGTAACATTGACGCGGCTGTTCACCAACGGGCTGGCCGTGCTCAGCACGTTCATTCTGGCCTGGAACCTCAGTCCGGCGGACTTCGGTCTCGTCGCCATCGGTACGACGGTATTGGTCATCCTGACCAGCGTTACGGAATTCTCCCTCTCCCAGGCTCTGGTGCGGCACGAAGCGCCGGATGAAACCCACCTCAGCGCCGCATGGACGCTCAATGCCTTGCGTGGCGCGGTCCTGTGCCTTCTCGTTTGCGGTGCGGCATGGCCCGTTGCCGCCTTCTTCGCAGATGCCCGGCTGAAAGGCATCATGTTTGCTCTGGGCGCCTGCCTTTTCATCGGTGGGCTGGCCAATCCCAAGCTGGCGATGGCACAACGCTCGCTGGAATACTGGCAGTATTTCACCGTATCCACTGGGGAAAAGCTTGTCGGCTTTGCCGTGGCCGTTGCTGTGGCGGTGATCTACAAGAGCTACTGGGCACTGGTGGTCGGCTCGTTCGCCACGCAATTGGCAAATGTCGCGCTTTCCTATGCGGTCATGCCGTTCCGCCCTCGCATCCTGTTCCGCTACTTCCGTGAATTCTTCGGCTTTTCCGGCTGGCTGATGGGAAGCCAGTTCCTCAGCACGATAAACTACAATGTCGATCAGCTTATTGTCGGCGCTGCATTGGGCAAGGCTGAACTGGGTGCTTACAACGTAGGAGGAAAGCTGGCGCAATTGCCGAGCCGCGAAGCGCTGGCACCGCTCACACAGCCTTTGTTCCCGGCCTTCAGTCTTTTCAGCCGGACACCGGATCGTCTCAGCGCAGCATATCAGCGTGCGCAGACGCTTGTCACTTTTGGTGCACTGCCTGTGAGCCTGGGCGTGGCCTTGTTTGCCGCGCCCCTGGTTTCGCTGCTGCTGGGTGCACAGTGGAAATCGGCGATACCCGTTGTGCAGCTTGTCGCCTTCTCCACCGCCTTTGAGACGTTGGGCAGTCTGGTCGGCCCGCTGGCCATGGCGACAGGACGAACCAATATATTCTTTGCGCGCAACCTCCAGAAGCTCGTCATCCGCATTCCTATGATACTCATTGGCTTGCTCGCGGGTGGATTGACGGGGCTGCTATGGGGGCGCATGCTTTCGGGCCTTGTCACCGTCTTCGTGGATCTCAGGTTTGTCGCCCGGATACTGGAGCAGACGGTATGGCAGCAGATTGCCCTCAACAGCCGGTCCCTTGTGGCATCCATCGTGATGATTATTGCCGCACTCGGTCTGGATAAGGCTAGACCGTCTATCCCTTTGTTTGGAAACGATCTTGCTTTTCTGCTTATTGCGGGCGGATCATCAGCCATGATCTATTTTCTTGCATCATTCGGACTGTATTGGGCTCGCGGATGCCCTTCTGGCGCAGAGAAGGAAACCATGGTTCTCGCTGGCAAGGCATGGAATGCCTTGGCGCTGAGAAGGCGCAATATTGAGGTGGCAGAATAG
- a CDS encoding glycosyltransferase family 2 protein codes for MMRIKRSARKFQQFLVDAWRRLRLSFDVQYVSGLISIHTQPNDVVVACLVKNGRAYVDEFVKHYKNLGARHIFVLDNGSTDGTVERFSAHECVSVWKTGMPFKTYKNIMRDLLANRFGGKCWVLYVDIDELFRFPGDDRINLPQLVSYLSDNGHDAIVAHMIDMFPDGPLQEAGHLDWKSSHCWFDVESLEPQDYAAWYGPGNIVSNEKIPYYLGGSRAKAFGARQWLSKHPLFNAGKGIRISHAHHVFGASIADISAILLHYKYVGDFQEYFKMVVSEGSFWNGSSYYRQYLAALDDNPNMSLMTPTARKFESLDSLSDAGMICLSEKYSRFLADKEPRVEGQEIQ; via the coding sequence ATGATGCGCATCAAAAGGTCCGCCCGAAAGTTCCAGCAGTTCCTTGTGGACGCGTGGAGGCGGCTGCGTTTGTCGTTTGATGTGCAATACGTCAGCGGTCTGATATCGATTCACACTCAGCCAAATGACGTTGTGGTAGCCTGCCTTGTCAAGAATGGACGTGCTTACGTTGATGAATTTGTCAAGCATTACAAAAATTTGGGCGCAAGGCATATATTCGTTTTAGACAATGGTTCAACGGATGGCACTGTCGAGCGCTTTTCTGCGCACGAATGCGTATCGGTCTGGAAGACCGGGATGCCATTCAAAACCTACAAGAACATCATGAGAGACCTTCTGGCAAATCGCTTCGGAGGAAAGTGTTGGGTCTTGTACGTTGATATAGACGAGCTTTTCCGCTTTCCCGGTGACGACAGGATCAATCTGCCGCAATTGGTCTCCTATCTGTCGGACAATGGCCACGATGCCATTGTCGCTCATATGATAGACATGTTCCCGGACGGGCCACTCCAGGAAGCCGGGCATCTCGACTGGAAGTCTTCGCATTGCTGGTTTGATGTCGAAAGCCTCGAACCACAGGACTATGCGGCATGGTACGGGCCTGGAAATATCGTCTCCAACGAAAAAATTCCCTACTACCTCGGTGGCTCTCGTGCCAAGGCATTTGGTGCAAGGCAATGGCTTAGCAAGCACCCGCTTTTCAACGCGGGAAAAGGCATCAGAATATCGCACGCTCATCATGTATTCGGCGCTAGTATTGCTGATATATCTGCAATACTTCTTCACTATAAATATGTTGGGGATTTTCAGGAATATTTCAAGATGGTCGTCTCCGAAGGCAGTTTCTGGAATGGCTCTTCCTATTACCGGCAATATCTTGCGGCCCTGGATGATAATCCGAATATGAGCCTGATGACGCCGACGGCCAGGAAATTCGAAAGTCTCGATAGCTTGTCTGACGCAGGAATGATCTGCCTGTCGGAGAAGTATTCCCGGTTCCTTGCCGACAAGGAGCCGCGCGTGGAAGGCCAGGAAATTCAATGA